TTGATCGTGGATTCTTTACTGGAATGACCGGGTGGTGTGATTCCTCTGGGAATGGTGAATGGATTGTCTCCATTCGCTGTGCTGAAGTATTTGATAAATCGATCCGATTATTTGCTGGGGCAGGTGTCGTCGCGGGCTCTAAAGCAGACGAGGAATTAGCAGAAACCTCAGCAAAATTTAAGACGATGCTGAATGCGATAGGAATTCATCAACTCTAATGAGGAACAGGAGGAATAAAAGATGTTGAGTGACTGCCCATTATGGCCGGAAGAATTAGCTGAGCATTACCGCGAAATAGGCTGCTGGAGAGGCGAAACCTTTGGCTCTATGCTTCGGCAAAAAGCTGAACTCTATGGAAACAAGACTGCTATTACTAATGGAAAAAGAAAAATTACCTATGCAGAACTTGACATGCAGTCAAACCAGCTGGCAGCAGGATTCTCAAAACTAGGAATTCAAAAGGATAACCGAGTGGTCGTACAGCTGCCTAATGATGTCGAGTTTTTCCAAGTCATCTTCGCTCTATTTAAGATAGGAGCTTTGCCGGTTTTTGCTCTTCCTTCTCATCGCAGCAGTGAAGTGGAATATTTTTGTGAATTCACAGAAGCTCAAGTTTATATCATTCCAGACTCCTTTGATGGATATGATTATCGAAAGCTGGCAAGGAAGATGAAAGATCGAGGGTTTAAGAATCTTCCTGTCATTGTAGCTGGCGACCCAGAGGAGTTTATAAGCCTGTCACAGTTATTTCATGAGCCCTTTGAAAAGGAGTTTGAGGTTTCTTCCCATGATATTGCTTTCTTACAACTTTCAGGAGGAAGCACAGGAAAGCCGAAGCTCATCCCAAGAACTCATGATGATTATATTTATAGTCTGAAAAAAAGTAATGAAGTTTGCTTAATGAATGAAGAAAGTGTGTATTTAGCTGTACTTCCCGTTGCTCACAATTTCCCTCTAAGTTCACCCGGTGTTCTAGGAACCCTTTACGCTGGCGGGAGAATCGTGCTTTCTTCGGGATCAAGTCCTGATGAAGCTTTTCCATTAATAGAACAAGAAAGAGTCACGATTACAGCTGTAGTTCCCCCGATCGCAATGATCTGGATGCAGGCAGTTAAATCTCGTAATTGGGATTTGTCTAGTTTGAAAGTGATGCAGGTAGGCGGAGCGAAATTCAGCTCGGAAAGCGCCAAAAACGTAAAGCCGGCGTTTGGCTGTGTGCTCCAGCAGGTCTTTGGAATGGCGGAAGGATTAGTGAATTACACACGTTTAGACGATCCGGAAGATGTAATTGTGCATACTCAAGGACGTCCGATGTCCCCTTATGACGAAATAAAAATTGTAGATGAAGAAGACCAGGAAGTGGAGAGGGGCGAAGTAGGCGAGCTCTTGACGAGAGGTCCGTATACAATACG
This Halobacillus salinarum DNA region includes the following protein-coding sequences:
- a CDS encoding (2,3-dihydroxybenzoyl)adenylate synthase translates to MLSDCPLWPEELAEHYREIGCWRGETFGSMLRQKAELYGNKTAITNGKRKITYAELDMQSNQLAAGFSKLGIQKDNRVVVQLPNDVEFFQVIFALFKIGALPVFALPSHRSSEVEYFCEFTEAQVYIIPDSFDGYDYRKLARKMKDRGFKNLPVIVAGDPEEFISLSQLFHEPFEKEFEVSSHDIAFLQLSGGSTGKPKLIPRTHDDYIYSLKKSNEVCLMNEESVYLAVLPVAHNFPLSSPGVLGTLYAGGRIVLSSGSSPDEAFPLIEQERVTITAVVPPIAMIWMQAVKSRNWDLSSLKVMQVGGAKFSSESAKNVKPAFGCVLQQVFGMAEGLVNYTRLDDPEDVIVHTQGRPMSPYDEIKIVDEEDQEVERGEVGELLTRGPYTIRGYYKTKAHNAKAFTSDGYYRTGDLVKLDHSGNIIVEGRDKDQINRGGEKIAAEEIENHLLAHPEILDAAVVAMPDEYLGERACAYIIRLDKGKPSPVELREFLNKREIAAYKIPDRFEFVSEFPKTALGKVSKKSLREKIAIQLKNKKYKFLSLERK